The DNA region CCGAGCTTGATCTCGGTGTCGCTGGCGCCCGGATCGTATTTCTTTTCAGCCGCCCACACGAACGGTGCGGGCAAAACCGACGCTGCAACGGCCGACAATGCAATGGCGCCGAATTCGCGCCGGGTCTGCTTTTTCATTGTTTCTCTCCCTGGAGAGCAAGCTGTCGCATTCCGTTTTGCGGCGGGCAAGCACGGAGTCAAAGGTTCGCGGCGTCATGCCACGCCACGGCAAATGCGTAGCGTGTAGACTCAAGTTTCTTACCTTCTCCCTTGCGGGAGAAGGTGAAGGATCACGGCTTCACGGCGACAGCGACCAGTCCGGGCGCGGGGATATTATCTTCATTACGTGCGGACAGATTGTCGAGATGGGCCAAAGTGAGCCCCGCGGTGGCAACGGACGCGCGCACATAAGCCGCACTGTGCGCGTAGCGCAGGCCATCGCCGACGATGACACCCTCCCCGTCATGCGTCTCGGCCGTGAACGCCAGCACGCCACCCGGGACCAGCACGCGCCGTGCTTCGGCAAGCACCGGCGCGAGATCGGCGACATAGACCATCGCATCCGCGGCGAGGATCAATTCGGCGCTGGCATCGGGCTTGCTCGAAATGCCCTTCAGCATGTCGTCGACCTCGAGCTCGGCATAGAGGCCGGTTGCGCGCGATTTCTCGATCATGCGCGGTGACAGGTCGATACCGATGAAATGGTCGACGTGCTTCGCGAAGGCGTCGGCCGCAAGGCCGGTGCCGCAGCCGAGATCGATCGCGCGCTTGAAGAAGGCCGGCTTCTTGACGGAAGCGCGCACCGACAGTACCGCCTTGAACAGCAGCGCCGGCCCGCGATAGTCGAGACCGCCGACGAGGGCAGCTTCGAAGCGCGGCGCATATTGGTCGAACAGCGCCTGCACATAGGCCGGCGGCATTCCGGCAACCGCCTCGGCGCCGAGCTGCATCAGGCGCAGGCTGGCACCGTGATGGTCGTCGGGATCGGCCTCGCGCGCGGCGCGGAAGGCCGCGAGCGCCGCCTCACGCTGCCCGAGCTGCTTGCGGATCTCGCCCAGCGTGAACCAGGCCGAGGCGAATTTCGGCGCAAGCTCGATCGCCTGTTCGAGCACCTCGGCCGCGGCAGGCAAATCGCCCTTCAGTTGCAGGTCGCGGGCGAATTCGTAGCGGCGGTCGGCGACGAGATCGCCGGAGGACAGGAACAGGCGGAGGGGCATTCTAGAACCGGTTGTCATGGCCGGGGTCCTGTCCCCGACCCGATCGGGGATGACCGGTCATCCATC from Bradyrhizobium genosp. L includes:
- a CDS encoding class I SAM-dependent DNA methyltransferase, with the translated sequence MPLRLFLSSGDLVADRRYEFARDLQLKGDLPAAAEVLEQAIELAPKFASAWFTLGEIRKQLGQREAALAAFRAAREADPDDHHGASLRLMQLGAEAVAGMPPAYVQALFDQYAPRFEAALVGGLDYRGPALLFKAVLSVRASVKKPAFFKRAIDLGCGTGLAADAFAKHVDHFIGIDLSPRMIEKSRATGLYAELEVDDMLKGISSKPDASAELILAADAMVYVADLAPVLAEARRVLVPGGVLAFTAETHDGEGVIVGDGLRYAHSAAYVRASVATAGLTLAHLDNLSARNEDNIPAPGLVAVAVKP